From one Streptomyces sp. N50 genomic stretch:
- a CDS encoding carboxylesterase/lipase family protein: protein MPQSVLAATSLGPVLGTWQQTTARFLGIPYAEAPVGDLRFAAPVPTKPWTEPLDATEYGPTAQRRPFILDGPTTIPEPSIPGDGVLNLNVFTPDPTPGAGLPVLVWIHGGGYVAGSAASPWYDGSAFARDGVVLVSIGYRLGIEGFLHLDDAPDNRGVLDWIAALTWVRDNIDAFGGDPGKVTVAGQSAGGGAAQTLMATPSAHGLFRAVIAQSGAVRSPQHRRDALADSARLTERTGVPALASALRDLTADELLALQDALATPEAGLTLAPFADGELIPVPVPDAFANGSAAPVPLLLGFTQREFYPPSGTTPTPAPVGAVDAVLAGHGLGPDAVTMYAALQDRADPALRMGQALTDAIFRGPSLALAESRAHHELPTWLYHFTWGSAAHCTEIPFAFDLLNAERVTAATGPHPPQSLADAMHAAWVAFIRDLDPGPQWPRYTNKRRTTMTWDTVPELLDDPLSAERRIWTTP, encoded by the coding sequence GTGCCCCAGTCCGTACTCGCTGCCACGTCCCTGGGCCCCGTCCTCGGGACGTGGCAGCAGACCACCGCCCGTTTCCTCGGCATCCCCTACGCAGAGGCCCCCGTCGGCGACCTCCGCTTCGCCGCCCCCGTACCGACCAAGCCGTGGACCGAACCCCTCGACGCCACCGAGTACGGGCCCACCGCGCAGCGCCGTCCCTTCATCCTCGACGGCCCCACCACCATCCCCGAGCCGTCGATACCGGGCGACGGGGTACTCAACCTCAACGTCTTCACCCCGGACCCGACCCCGGGCGCCGGTCTGCCGGTCCTCGTCTGGATCCACGGCGGCGGCTACGTCGCCGGATCCGCCGCCAGTCCCTGGTACGACGGTTCCGCCTTCGCCCGCGACGGCGTCGTCCTCGTGTCCATCGGCTACCGGCTCGGCATCGAGGGCTTCCTCCACCTCGACGACGCCCCCGACAACCGGGGTGTGCTCGACTGGATCGCCGCGTTGACCTGGGTGCGGGACAACATCGACGCGTTCGGTGGCGACCCCGGGAAGGTCACCGTCGCCGGCCAGTCGGCGGGCGGCGGCGCCGCGCAGACCCTGATGGCGACCCCCTCGGCACACGGCCTCTTCCGCGCCGTGATCGCCCAGTCCGGCGCGGTAAGGTCGCCCCAGCACCGCCGCGACGCCCTCGCCGACTCGGCCCGCCTGACCGAACGCACCGGCGTCCCCGCCCTCGCCTCCGCCCTCCGCGACCTCACCGCCGACGAACTCCTCGCCCTCCAGGACGCGTTGGCCACACCCGAGGCGGGCCTGACACTGGCGCCTTTCGCGGACGGGGAGTTGATCCCGGTCCCGGTGCCGGACGCTTTCGCGAACGGCAGCGCGGCCCCCGTCCCGCTCCTGCTCGGGTTCACCCAGCGCGAGTTCTACCCCCCGTCGGGGACCACGCCAACACCCGCACCTGTGGGGGCTGTTGACGCCGTACTGGCAGGCCACGGCCTGGGCCCCGACGCCGTGACCATGTACGCAGCCCTCCAGGACAGGGCGGACCCGGCACTGCGCATGGGCCAGGCCCTGACCGACGCCATCTTCCGCGGCCCGTCCCTCGCCCTGGCCGAGTCCCGCGCCCACCACGAACTCCCCACCTGGCTCTACCACTTCACCTGGGGCAGCGCCGCCCACTGCACCGAGATCCCCTTCGCCTTCGACCTCCTGAACGCCGAACGCGTCACGGCGGCGACGGGCCCGCATCCGCCTCAGTCCCTGGCGGACGCGATGCACGCCGCGTGGGTCGCCTTCATCCGCGACCTGGACCCGGGCCCTCAGTGGCCCCGCTACACCAACAAGCGCCGCACGACGATGACTTGGGACACCGTCCCGGAGCTCCTCGACGACCCGCTGAGCGCCGAACGCCGTATCTGGACCACGCCCTGA
- a CDS encoding ROK family transcriptional regulator: MNAPADSADVRRRNLALVLRYLDAHGPCARTEVAAGTGLVHATVTALVAELIDRGLVAEAGSVPSAGRGRPRRLLRLVPERVVILAAQVSLESVHVLAADFRGRVLHRESAPHRAPYGDPRALAAVIGCVVRSAEAAVRDATPHAHLLQLAVAMAGPVVGTSQLVAAAIDFGWHSTDLRALVVAELPLLECPVDVVNDANMAALAEYHALAADGVEHPDTVAYIKADTGVGGGLLVNGRVHSGSHGMAGEIGHLPIALDGPDCRCGTRGCLAMYIGPEPLIHAAGLDAVAESEGGEAALAELDRRLRAGDPAAVAALGAAGHALGAAVLGVSGVTDAGEIILGGYLATWASWLAPGLEERLAGRRALAPDMQPVITFGVLGGEATLRGAFQTCRDALLDDPTSVPALARTPIPVPSP, translated from the coding sequence GTGAACGCCCCCGCCGACTCCGCCGACGTACGACGCCGCAATCTGGCCCTCGTGCTGCGGTACCTCGACGCCCACGGCCCGTGCGCGCGCACCGAGGTCGCGGCCGGCACCGGACTGGTGCACGCCACGGTCACCGCGCTGGTGGCGGAGCTCATCGACCGCGGCCTGGTCGCCGAGGCGGGTTCCGTGCCGTCCGCCGGGCGGGGCCGCCCCCGGCGTCTGCTGCGGCTGGTCCCCGAGCGCGTGGTCATCCTCGCCGCCCAGGTGAGTCTGGAGTCCGTGCACGTGCTGGCGGCGGACTTCCGGGGCCGCGTCCTGCACCGCGAGTCGGCACCCCACCGCGCGCCGTACGGCGATCCGCGCGCCCTGGCCGCGGTCATCGGCTGCGTGGTGCGATCGGCCGAGGCGGCAGTACGGGACGCGACACCGCACGCCCATCTCCTTCAACTCGCCGTGGCCATGGCCGGACCGGTCGTCGGTACCTCCCAACTGGTGGCCGCCGCCATCGACTTCGGCTGGCACAGTACCGACCTGCGTGCCCTCGTCGTCGCCGAACTCCCCTTGCTGGAATGCCCTGTTGACGTGGTGAACGACGCGAACATGGCCGCGCTGGCCGAGTACCACGCGCTCGCGGCCGACGGCGTGGAACACCCCGACACGGTCGCCTACATCAAGGCCGACACCGGCGTGGGCGGCGGGCTGCTCGTCAACGGCCGTGTGCACAGCGGGAGTCACGGCATGGCGGGTGAGATCGGGCATCTGCCGATCGCCCTCGACGGTCCCGACTGCCGCTGTGGGACGCGTGGTTGCCTGGCGATGTACATCGGACCCGAACCCCTCATCCACGCGGCCGGGTTGGACGCCGTGGCCGAGTCGGAGGGCGGCGAGGCGGCACTGGCCGAGCTGGACCGGCGGCTGCGCGCGGGCGATCCGGCCGCGGTCGCCGCGCTCGGGGCGGCCGGGCACGCGCTCGGAGCCGCCGTCCTCGGCGTGTCCGGTGTCACCGACGCGGGCGAGATCATCCTCGGCGGATACCTCGCCACCTGGGCCTCTTGGCTCGCGCCCGGCCTGGAGGAGCGACTCGCCGGACGCCGTGCCCTGGCGCCCGACATGCAGCCGGTGATCACCTTCGGCGTCCTCGGCGGGGAAGCCACGTTGCGCGGCGCGTTTCAGACCTGTCGCGACGCCCTGCTCGACGATCCCACCAGCGTTCCGGCGCTCGCCCGGACCCCGATTCCCGTGCCGTCCCCATAG
- a CDS encoding LacI family DNA-binding transcriptional regulator, with protein MVVPSATGTEPRKITINDVAKSAGVSRQTVSRALNDKDEIDSVTKQRVLDAARALGYRPSRFARGLVRQDTMTIGLVIPDLLNPFFTEVAAAALEAARTRGWQVVVYDTGDRAEEELGTLQVISSQVDAVIGYFSCPESELEKFTRGMPVVLIGREQRTRFSAIQIDGAAGVHAAVAHLVARGHTRIGMLDHHTRAEPSIRHEWFTTAAAAHGIEAGLMVPADQTADGGGSALRELLADHPDVTAVLTFNDIIAIGALREGRRLGRSIPQELAVIGFDGLQLGALVEPPLTSVALDTRRLGALAIEQVARLLSGEEALAGDDLVVRGELRLSGSA; from the coding sequence ATGGTGGTGCCGTCGGCAACGGGGACGGAACCCCGGAAAATCACGATCAATGACGTCGCCAAGTCGGCCGGGGTGTCCCGGCAGACGGTGTCACGGGCGCTGAACGACAAGGACGAGATCGACAGCGTCACGAAACAACGGGTGCTCGACGCCGCCCGTGCGCTCGGCTATCGGCCGAGCCGGTTCGCCCGGGGTCTGGTCCGCCAGGACACGATGACCATCGGACTGGTGATCCCCGATCTGCTCAATCCGTTCTTCACCGAGGTCGCGGCCGCCGCACTGGAGGCGGCCAGGACCCGTGGCTGGCAGGTCGTCGTGTACGACACCGGGGACCGGGCGGAGGAGGAACTCGGCACGCTCCAGGTGATCAGCTCCCAAGTGGACGCCGTCATCGGCTACTTCAGCTGTCCCGAGAGCGAACTGGAGAAGTTCACGCGCGGCATGCCGGTCGTGCTCATCGGCCGGGAGCAGCGCACCCGGTTCAGCGCGATCCAGATCGACGGCGCGGCAGGGGTCCATGCCGCGGTCGCCCACCTCGTCGCGCGGGGGCACACCCGGATCGGCATGCTCGACCACCACACCCGGGCCGAACCGAGCATCCGGCACGAGTGGTTCACGACCGCCGCGGCGGCCCACGGGATCGAGGCCGGCCTGATGGTCCCCGCGGACCAGACGGCCGACGGCGGCGGATCGGCGCTCAGGGAACTGCTCGCCGACCATCCCGACGTCACCGCGGTCCTCACGTTCAACGACATCATCGCGATCGGCGCCCTGCGCGAGGGCCGCCGCCTCGGCCGGAGCATCCCGCAGGAGCTGGCGGTCATCGGCTTCGACGGTCTGCAGCTCGGGGCGCTCGTCGAGCCCCCGCTCACCAGCGTCGCCCTCGACACCCGCCGGCTCGGCGCACTCGCCATCGAGCAGGTCGCGCGGCTGCTCTCGGGAGAGGAAGCGCTCGCGGGCGACGACCTCGTCGTACGGGGTGAACTGCGGCTGAGCGGCTCCGCCTGA
- a CDS encoding MFS transporter, which yields MSASTSSAPATSRTDDTLGSSQVNVLMWSMGAGFAALYTAYAGLVVVLLPAQIQNLDAAAKESNLALVTMTSSIVTLFAQPIIGAISDRTRGRLGRRTPWMLFGAVGSTLALLAISHATTLLWLTLMWVAVQVLLNVVQAPLTAVMADRVAPRRFGIVSAFVGLGSNLGATLGVIVAARYAGRLGLGYGVIAAIVLVVVLAFVLLNRDRTRPEPPEPFSWREFLTGFWVSSRRHPDFAWAFVARMTFILGYWGVATYQRYALQDYVGLDGGAVDSAQQLMSVLALVGTLAGAIPAAKISDRTGRRKIFVIGASVLLALSMAIPLVSPTLPAMYAYALVSGMGFGTYMSLDMALMTEVLPKGSAAGKDLGILNIATNVPQALGPIIASVLITSFAAGSDKLPGYRVLFAFAAAVVLISALAIRPIKSVK from the coding sequence TTGTCCGCTTCGACCTCTTCCGCCCCCGCCACCTCCCGAACGGACGACACCCTGGGCAGCTCCCAGGTGAACGTCCTGATGTGGTCGATGGGCGCGGGATTCGCCGCTCTCTACACCGCGTACGCCGGCCTCGTCGTGGTTCTGCTCCCCGCTCAGATCCAGAACCTCGACGCCGCCGCGAAGGAATCGAACCTCGCCCTGGTGACGATGACCTCCTCCATCGTCACGCTCTTCGCCCAGCCGATCATCGGCGCCATCTCCGACCGCACCCGAGGACGCCTCGGCCGCCGCACCCCGTGGATGCTGTTCGGCGCCGTCGGCTCGACCCTCGCCCTGCTGGCCATCTCGCACGCCACCACCCTGCTCTGGCTCACGCTGATGTGGGTCGCCGTCCAGGTGCTGCTCAACGTCGTCCAGGCCCCGCTCACCGCCGTCATGGCCGACCGCGTAGCCCCGCGCCGGTTCGGCATCGTCTCCGCCTTCGTCGGCCTCGGCTCCAACCTCGGCGCCACGCTCGGCGTGATCGTCGCCGCCCGCTACGCCGGTCGACTCGGCCTGGGATACGGCGTGATCGCCGCGATCGTCCTGGTGGTGGTGCTCGCGTTCGTCCTGCTCAACCGGGACCGGACCCGCCCCGAGCCGCCGGAGCCCTTCTCCTGGCGGGAGTTCCTCACCGGCTTCTGGGTCTCGTCTCGCAGGCACCCCGACTTCGCCTGGGCGTTCGTGGCCCGCATGACGTTCATCCTCGGCTACTGGGGCGTCGCCACCTACCAGCGCTACGCCCTCCAGGACTACGTCGGCCTGGACGGCGGCGCGGTGGACAGCGCCCAGCAGCTGATGTCCGTGCTCGCCCTCGTCGGCACCCTCGCCGGCGCGATCCCGGCGGCGAAGATCTCCGACCGCACCGGCCGCCGCAAGATCTTCGTGATCGGCGCGTCCGTCCTGCTCGCCCTGTCCATGGCCATCCCGCTGGTCAGCCCCACCCTGCCCGCGATGTACGCGTACGCGCTGGTCAGCGGCATGGGATTCGGTACGTACATGTCGCTGGACATGGCCCTGATGACCGAGGTCCTGCCCAAGGGCTCGGCGGCCGGCAAGGACCTGGGCATCCTCAACATCGCCACCAACGTCCCACAGGCCCTGGGTCCGATCATTGCCTCCGTACTCATCACCTCCTTCGCCGCGGGCTCCGACAAACTCCCGGGCTACCGCGTCCTGTTCGCCTTCGCCGCAGCCGTCGTCCTGATCAGCGCGCTGGCCATCCGCCCGATCAAGAGCGTCAAATAA
- a CDS encoding extracellular solute-binding protein has product MSSTITRIRLGAVAVAASVAVLAGCSSSSPSTKTSAASCAPAKGKVTLQYWNTVPGMDKVVALWNKKNPDIQVSTKNISNDQYGILSNALKAGKAPDLAQVGYDELPNLRTQSAFVDASACSAATAAKSKFVPWTWSQTSFGNTGVFALPQDTGPMALYVRSDIFKKYGIAIPKTWDEYAAAAAKLHKADPKLDITFFDPNNAEWFNGLLWQNDSQMYSYADNKWQVTVASEQSKQVADYWQKLISGKLVRTDLANGSTQMYAAYQKDQIASYVGAAWGYSMFRDNLPKQSGKWTIVPMPTWGSNGASGDWGGSTVAFMKGGKHLYESVKFNTWLNTDPEALALENQLGGLYPAANAGLQLPALSKGVPYYNNEKIFDVFADSSKKINTSFAWGPTQKTVNLALQDAMAKAAAGDGTLYDALTTAQAAALKSMKDQAIPAAAGK; this is encoded by the coding sequence ATGAGCAGCACAATCACGCGCATCCGCCTCGGCGCCGTAGCCGTGGCCGCCAGTGTCGCCGTACTCGCCGGATGCTCGTCGTCCTCGCCGTCGACGAAGACATCCGCGGCCTCCTGCGCACCCGCCAAGGGCAAGGTCACCCTCCAGTACTGGAACACCGTTCCGGGCATGGACAAGGTGGTCGCCCTGTGGAACAAGAAGAACCCGGACATCCAGGTCTCCACGAAGAACATCTCCAACGACCAGTACGGCATCCTCAGCAACGCCCTCAAGGCGGGCAAGGCGCCGGACCTGGCCCAGGTCGGCTACGACGAGTTGCCCAACCTGCGTACCCAGAGTGCGTTCGTGGACGCCTCGGCCTGCTCGGCGGCCACCGCGGCCAAGTCGAAGTTCGTGCCGTGGACCTGGTCGCAGACCAGCTTCGGCAACACCGGCGTCTTCGCCCTGCCGCAGGACACCGGCCCGATGGCCCTCTACGTCCGCAGCGACATCTTCAAGAAGTACGGCATCGCGATCCCGAAGACGTGGGACGAGTACGCGGCCGCCGCGGCCAAGCTGCACAAGGCGGACCCCAAGCTCGACATCACGTTCTTCGACCCGAACAACGCAGAGTGGTTCAACGGGCTGCTGTGGCAGAACGACTCGCAGATGTACAGCTACGCCGACAACAAGTGGCAGGTCACGGTCGCCTCGGAGCAGAGCAAGCAGGTCGCCGACTACTGGCAGAAGCTGATCTCCGGCAAGCTCGTGCGCACCGACCTCGCCAACGGTTCGACGCAGATGTACGCCGCGTACCAGAAGGACCAGATCGCCAGTTACGTCGGCGCCGCCTGGGGCTACAGCATGTTCCGCGACAACCTCCCCAAGCAGTCCGGGAAGTGGACGATCGTCCCGATGCCGACGTGGGGTTCGAACGGCGCCTCCGGTGACTGGGGCGGCTCGACCGTCGCGTTCATGAAGGGCGGCAAGCACCTCTACGAGTCGGTCAAGTTCAACACCTGGCTGAACACCGACCCGGAGGCCCTCGCGCTGGAGAACCAGCTGGGCGGTCTCTACCCGGCGGCCAACGCGGGGCTCCAACTGCCCGCGCTGTCCAAGGGAGTTCCGTACTACAACAACGAGAAGATCTTCGACGTCTTCGCCGACTCGTCCAAGAAGATCAACACCAGCTTCGCCTGGGGTCCGACCCAGAAGACGGTGAACCTCGCGCTGCAGGACGCGATGGCCAAGGCGGCGGCCGGTGACGGCACGCTCTACGACGCGCTGACGACGGCGCAGGCAGCCGCGCTGAAGTCCATGAAGGACCAGGCGATCCCGGCC